The following coding sequences are from one Methanohalophilus halophilus window:
- a CDS encoding AbrB/MazE/SpoVT family DNA-binding domain-containing protein codes for MPLTRTLNKVGNSLKVTIPSQFAEYLDLIEGSKVSIALKNNKIVFAPVTAGRQTNTETGEAQTAMEGCGND; via the coding sequence ATGCCACTTACAAGAACGTTAAATAAAGTAGGCAATTCTTTGAAGGTGACAATTCCTTCACAATTTGCCGAATACCTTGACCTCATAGAAGGGTCCAAGGTTAGTATAGCTTTGAAGAACAACAAAATTGTATTCGCTCCGGTCACTGCAGGCCGCCAAACCAACACAGAGACCGGAGAGGCACAAACAGCTATGGAGGGCTGCGGCAATGACTAA
- a CDS encoding UvrD-helicase domain-containing protein yields the protein MSNLAIWGAPGTGKTSALIEKYLQKSGKKLIVTFSRSTADDIRKRLSDLNGEEVTKDEVNTIHGTCNCLLAEKKNVKLMKPNDYKRFENDTGNKLSKPTHDETEPSKSRGLVDCWGWMQNTGTPYKKITKFPGWKELKIPPSQARKVIKDFQQWKLDNDKINFTDMLVEVLRHQLIPDCDVLLVDEFQDLTALQFKIIKLWSENIDTVIIAGDPLQSIYGFWGGSPEYFKQFDSEQTVLDKSYRLPAAIWEYACGLANRYNMDIPKIDTTAQEGKIDHLNYKQYLAHKSFWKGNKNFKVFHLVRSNYQAARIAHEMAREGILWAGISGWTKQEIIVLNILIMAKHGIEKLVLSKSDILAMLDQFPVNYFSYGGSKKSIKAAIEEEQYRDDYGPLFVGDSLYKILESPNPVNYMSNPSDLKYEKFQAALEKYAEEVTWSEAEATVLTTIHGSKGLEADRVFLHTGISNKIKKEMRKDPAEEARVFYVGITRSKEELIVVKDKGKNFPLTRRQ from the coding sequence ATGTCTAATTTGGCAATATGGGGGGCACCAGGAACAGGCAAGACATCAGCTTTGATTGAAAAATACCTACAGAAATCAGGTAAGAAACTGATTGTCACATTTTCTAGATCAACAGCTGACGATATACGTAAAAGGCTCAGTGATCTAAATGGAGAAGAGGTTACAAAGGACGAGGTAAATACCATACATGGAACTTGTAATTGTTTGTTAGCTGAAAAGAAAAATGTGAAATTGATGAAACCAAATGATTACAAACGTTTTGAGAATGATACGGGAAATAAACTATCAAAACCAACACATGATGAAACGGAACCTTCCAAAAGTCGAGGTCTGGTTGATTGTTGGGGGTGGATGCAGAACACAGGCACACCTTATAAAAAAATAACAAAATTTCCGGGTTGGAAGGAACTAAAAATACCCCCATCACAAGCAAGAAAAGTCATAAAAGACTTCCAACAATGGAAACTAGATAATGATAAAATAAATTTCACAGATATGCTCGTAGAAGTGCTTAGGCATCAATTGATACCAGACTGTGATGTTTTATTGGTGGACGAATTTCAAGACCTGACTGCACTCCAATTTAAAATTATAAAACTATGGAGTGAAAATATAGATACAGTAATAATAGCAGGTGACCCGTTACAATCCATATATGGGTTTTGGGGTGGTAGCCCAGAATATTTCAAGCAATTTGATAGTGAACAAACTGTTCTCGACAAAAGTTACAGGTTACCAGCAGCAATATGGGAATATGCATGTGGGCTGGCTAATAGATATAATATGGATATTCCAAAAATAGATACAACAGCACAAGAAGGAAAAATCGATCACTTAAATTACAAACAGTATTTGGCTCATAAATCCTTCTGGAAGGGAAATAAAAATTTCAAAGTATTCCATCTTGTGAGATCTAACTATCAGGCTGCACGCATTGCCCATGAAATGGCTCGTGAAGGAATTCTATGGGCAGGTATTAGTGGATGGACCAAACAGGAAATTATCGTGCTCAATATACTTATAATGGCAAAACATGGAATTGAGAAACTAGTTCTATCGAAGTCTGATATTCTTGCAATGCTGGACCAATTTCCAGTTAACTATTTTTCATATGGTGGTTCAAAGAAAAGTATTAAGGCAGCCATCGAGGAAGAACAATATCGTGATGATTATGGACCACTTTTCGTTGGAGATTCATTGTACAAAATATTGGAATCACCAAATCCTGTAAATTACATGTCTAACCCTTCAGATCTAAAATACGAGAAGTTCCAAGCTGCATTAGAAAAATATGCCGAAGAAGTTACATGGAGCGAAGCAGAAGCAACTGTTCTCACAACTATACATGGAAGTAAGGGACTTGAAGCAGATAGAGTTTTTTTGCATACTGGAATAAGCAATAAAATAAAGAAAGAAATGCGTAAAGATCCTGCTGAAGAAGCTAGAGTATTCTATGTAGGTATAACTAGATCCAAAGAGGAACTAATCGTTGTGAAAGATAAAGGCAAAAATTTCCCTCTGACAAGGAGGCAATAA
- a CDS encoding DUF5655 domain-containing protein, protein MHLINLKKISLKRNSGINEKWIQEQISSDPSILGFGDLILKDIERNHRGAGRLDLLLQDPDSLKRYEVEIQLGKTDESHIIRTIEYWDNERKKYPQYDHCAVIIAEDITSRFFNVIQLFNGNIPIVAIQMNAYEVENTSGLALTFTKILDEFELGLIDEDEEVTEVVDRYYWENKGSKETVELTDNLLQLIKEIDPTFELKYNKYYIGLAKDGSADNFVSFKARKSYLIMRLKLEDSEDIQNELLESGLDLMDYNRRSGLQRIRLVKKDLVDNEEIIRRLMQMSYDYVHL, encoded by the coding sequence GTGCATTTAATAAACCTTAAAAAGATTTCTTTGAAACGAAATTCTGGTATAAATGAAAAATGGATACAGGAGCAAATATCTTCTGATCCTTCAATACTAGGGTTTGGAGATTTGATTCTGAAAGATATAGAACGCAATCATCGAGGTGCTGGTCGGCTTGATTTATTACTTCAGGACCCTGATTCTTTAAAAAGATATGAAGTTGAAATTCAATTAGGTAAAACAGATGAATCTCACATAATAAGGACTATAGAATACTGGGATAATGAAAGAAAGAAATATCCACAATATGACCATTGTGCTGTGATTATAGCCGAGGATATTACAAGTCGATTTTTTAATGTAATCCAGCTCTTTAACGGCAACATACCTATTGTTGCCATCCAAATGAATGCTTATGAAGTGGAAAATACTTCCGGCCTTGCTCTGACTTTCACAAAGATACTGGATGAATTTGAACTTGGTCTCATCGATGAAGATGAGGAAGTAACTGAAGTTGTAGATAGGTATTATTGGGAAAATAAAGGATCTAAAGAAACAGTGGAACTGACGGATAATTTACTTCAATTAATCAAAGAGATCGATCCCACCTTTGAACTCAAATATAACAAATATTATATTGGTTTGGCAAAAGACGGTTCAGCAGATAATTTTGTAAGTTTTAAGGCAAGGAAAAGTTACCTGATTATGCGATTAAAACTAGAAGACTCAGAAGATATCCAAAACGAGCTTCTTGAATCAGGCTTAGACCTTATGGATTACAACCGTAGAAGTGGGCTTCAAAGAATCCGTTTGGTAAAAAAAGATCTTGTAGATAATGAAGAAATAATCAGGAGATTAATGCAGATGTCATATGATTATGTTCATTTATGA
- a CDS encoding type I restriction endonuclease subunit R: MSHNQKPEQVARDLIDKKLDDSGWAVQDKNRLDWNASTGVAIKEYQTEVGPADYVLFVNQKPVGVIEAKREEEGHHLTVVEEQSAEYATSKLKYLNNEPLPFVYESTGKVTRYTDYRDPKPRSRPAFSFHRPETFLHYLKQEKSLRERLLEMPDFKTDGLRDCQIRAIYNLEESFKENRPRALVQMATGSGKTYTAITFIYRLLKFADAKKILFLVDTRNLGEQAEQEFMAYVPNDDNRKFTELYNVQRLTSNYISSDSQVCISTIQRLYSILKGEELDEESEEENPAEKEWKPKEPLPVVYNENVPIEEFDFVVIDECHRSIYNLWQQVLDYFDAFLIGLTATPDKRTFAFFNENVVSEYSHEEAVADGVNVGYEVYTIETEITKNGAEIKAEEFVDKREKLSRKKRWEQLDEDFTYTSNKLDRDVVNPSQIRNVIRTFKNKLPEIFPGRKELPKTLIFAKTDSHADDIIQIVREEFGEGNAFCKKVTYKVDEDPKSVLSQFRNDYNPRIAVTVDMIATGTDVKPLECLMFMRDVKSRNYFEQMKGRGTRTLDFDDLQKVTPSSISAKTHFVIVDAVGVTKSMKTDSRPLERKKGIPMKDLLGAVTFGAEDEDVYVSLANRLARLEKQITPQERETFAEKTGGKEINEAIKDLLNAHNPDVIEAKTQMIQTEEPEMSENEARRKARENLFSTARATFTGQLNEYLENVRKVHEQIIDTVNTDTILRAEWDEDAVIRADEVVSDFKTYLEANREEITALKIFYNQPYQRRDVTFRMIKDVLEKLKAEKPYLAPLRVWQAYEQLEEVNGNSPKNELTALISLIRRVTEIDPVLTSYDLTVSRNFQNWVFDKQAGTLKFNEDQMGWLRMIRDYVATSFHLEIDDLDYPPFDALGGRGRMYQLFGNEMNTMIDELNEALAV; encoded by the coding sequence ATGAGCCACAATCAAAAACCCGAACAAGTAGCCAGAGATCTTATAGATAAAAAGTTGGATGATTCGGGCTGGGCTGTGCAGGATAAGAATCGGCTCGACTGGAACGCTTCGACCGGTGTTGCGATAAAGGAATACCAGACCGAGGTGGGACCTGCAGACTATGTACTTTTTGTGAATCAGAAGCCTGTCGGAGTTATTGAAGCCAAAAGGGAAGAGGAAGGTCACCACCTTACTGTTGTTGAAGAGCAGTCAGCTGAATATGCTACGAGCAAGTTGAAGTACCTCAATAATGAACCACTTCCTTTTGTGTATGAAAGTACGGGGAAAGTTACAAGATATACTGATTATCGGGACCCAAAGCCAAGATCCAGGCCTGCTTTCTCATTTCATCGTCCGGAAACATTTCTGCATTATCTCAAACAGGAGAAGAGTTTAAGGGAAAGACTCCTTGAAATGCCCGATTTTAAAACAGATGGATTACGTGATTGCCAGATTCGGGCCATTTACAATCTTGAAGAATCTTTTAAAGAAAACCGTCCCCGTGCTCTGGTGCAGATGGCTACAGGATCGGGAAAAACCTATACTGCCATCACGTTCATTTACAGATTGCTGAAGTTTGCCGATGCTAAGAAAATACTTTTCCTTGTGGATACACGTAACCTGGGAGAACAGGCTGAACAGGAATTCATGGCCTATGTACCCAATGATGATAACCGCAAATTTACCGAACTCTATAATGTCCAGCGCCTGACTTCCAATTATATTTCCTCGGATAGCCAGGTGTGCATCTCCACTATACAGAGACTTTATTCCATACTGAAAGGTGAAGAACTGGACGAGGAATCAGAAGAGGAAAATCCGGCTGAAAAAGAGTGGAAACCAAAAGAACCCCTGCCGGTTGTATATAATGAGAATGTTCCCATAGAAGAATTTGACTTCGTGGTTATCGATGAGTGTCATCGCTCCATCTACAATCTGTGGCAGCAGGTGCTTGATTACTTTGATGCTTTCCTGATCGGCCTGACGGCTACACCAGATAAACGTACCTTTGCTTTTTTCAATGAGAATGTGGTGAGCGAGTACAGTCATGAGGAAGCCGTGGCAGACGGGGTGAATGTGGGTTATGAGGTTTATACGATTGAGACCGAGATCACCAAAAACGGAGCAGAGATCAAGGCCGAGGAGTTTGTCGATAAACGTGAGAAACTGTCCCGCAAAAAACGCTGGGAGCAGCTTGATGAAGATTTCACATATACTTCAAATAAACTGGATCGTGATGTGGTTAATCCCAGCCAGATAAGAAATGTGATTCGCACTTTCAAGAATAAACTTCCCGAGATTTTCCCGGGCAGAAAAGAGTTACCCAAGACCCTGATCTTTGCCAAGACGGACAGCCATGCGGATGATATTATCCAGATCGTGCGAGAAGAGTTCGGAGAGGGGAATGCTTTCTGCAAGAAGGTGACGTACAAGGTGGATGAAGACCCGAAATCCGTCCTGTCCCAGTTCAGGAATGATTACAATCCCAGAATAGCGGTTACTGTGGACATGATTGCTACCGGCACGGATGTCAAGCCGCTGGAATGCCTTATGTTCATGAGGGATGTGAAGAGCCGCAATTACTTCGAGCAGATGAAGGGACGCGGTACACGCACCCTGGATTTTGATGATTTGCAGAAGGTGACTCCCTCGTCAATCTCGGCCAAGACGCATTTTGTGATCGTGGATGCTGTGGGTGTTACCAAATCCATGAAGACCGACAGCCGGCCTCTGGAGCGCAAGAAGGGCATTCCTATGAAGGATCTGCTTGGAGCGGTCACCTTCGGAGCAGAGGATGAGGACGTTTATGTTTCTTTGGCCAACCGGCTGGCAAGATTGGAAAAACAGATTACACCACAGGAGCGGGAAACCTTTGCCGAGAAGACTGGCGGGAAAGAAATCAATGAGGCCATTAAGGATTTGCTCAATGCCCACAACCCGGATGTAATCGAGGCAAAGACGCAAATGATTCAGACAGAAGAGCCGGAAATGTCTGAAAATGAGGCCAGAAGGAAGGCACGGGAGAATTTATTCAGCACTGCAAGGGCTACCTTTACCGGCCAGTTGAATGAGTATCTGGAAAATGTGCGCAAGGTCCATGAACAGATTATCGATACGGTAAATACGGATACAATCCTGAGAGCGGAATGGGACGAGGATGCTGTTATCAGGGCTGATGAGGTGGTAAGTGATTTCAAAACCTATCTGGAGGCAAACCGGGAGGAGATCACGGCCCTGAAGATTTTCTATAACCAGCCCTATCAGCGCAGGGATGTCACTTTCAGGATGATCAAGGATGTGCTGGAAAAACTAAAAGCTGAGAAGCCCTATCTGGCTCCGTTGAGGGTCTGGCAGGCCTACGAGCAGCTGGAGGAGGTCAACGGGAATTCCCCGAAGAACGAACTCACAGCCCTGATCTCCCTGATCCGCAGGGTTACCGAGATAGACCCGGTACTGACTTCCTATGACTTAACCGTAAGCAGGAATTTCCAGAACTGGGTATTCGATAAGCAGGCCGGTACCCTGAAATTCAATGAAGACCAGATGGGCTGGCTGCGAATGATCAGGGATTACGTGGCTACCAGTTTCCATCTGGAAATCGATGACCTGGATTATCCTCCGTTCGATGCACTGGGAGGACGTGGCCGGATGTACCAGCTCTTCGGAAATGAGATGAACACGATGATTGATGAATTGAATGAGGCACTGGCGGTTTGA
- a CDS encoding PIN domain-containing protein codes for MKILYDTNILIHIQDPKILSPDLQELLALIREHSHQEVIHPASLKDIENDNDAERREMILSKLHGYPILPSPPQPNDSFVSLVGTPSNSHDINDNEILYSLYKDLVDFIITEDKGIRRKAFRLDVDDRVFSISSALDYFKRLYKRYEPKHTLLKQLYAHEIDIDQPFFDSLKRDYTNFQQWWTEKCVKQSRKCWIYEEEGEIKGFLMLKEETEAIDTYPPQPIKSRVKITTLKVDLSGSKMGELFLKIAFQYCINNNFFEIYLTHFETNDDSLVYVIGNYGFENIGKRTSNGEDVYLKKFKVEDTGLEPLTIANRYYPCFKDDENIKKFIIPIQPDYHDTLFPDCSRRQLTFDDYTKINVPGNAIKKAYLSSSRITKITPGSIVLFYRSRDQKAITAVGVVDQDPIRTTDPAELKRIVGKRSVYSDEELMGWTKKNVFVIPFKHHLYLPNPLNLNYLKEKGILKSHPQSITEINHERYVALKSGGKLDERFTVN; via the coding sequence ATGAAAATTCTATATGATACTAATATTTTGATTCACATACAGGACCCGAAAATTCTTTCTCCAGATCTTCAAGAGTTACTTGCACTAATCAGAGAACATAGTCATCAAGAGGTTATTCATCCTGCTTCTCTCAAGGATATAGAAAATGATAATGACGCTGAAAGAAGAGAGATGATTCTATCAAAACTTCATGGTTATCCAATACTACCATCACCACCTCAACCAAATGATTCATTTGTGTCTTTGGTAGGCACACCTTCAAATTCACATGACATAAATGATAACGAAATACTGTATTCACTTTATAAAGATCTCGTAGATTTTATTATTACAGAAGATAAAGGAATACGGAGAAAAGCATTCCGACTGGATGTTGACGATCGCGTTTTTTCTATCTCTTCAGCACTTGACTATTTCAAAAGATTATATAAAAGGTACGAACCCAAACATACATTGTTAAAGCAATTATATGCTCATGAAATTGACATTGATCAACCCTTTTTTGATTCTCTAAAAAGAGATTATACCAATTTTCAGCAGTGGTGGACGGAAAAATGTGTGAAACAAAGTCGTAAATGTTGGATATATGAAGAGGAAGGGGAAATAAAGGGATTTCTGATGCTCAAAGAGGAAACTGAAGCAATAGACACATATCCTCCTCAACCTATTAAATCTCGGGTCAAAATAACAACTTTAAAAGTAGATTTGTCCGGTTCTAAAATGGGAGAACTGTTTCTAAAAATAGCATTTCAATACTGCATAAATAACAATTTCTTTGAGATATACCTCACCCATTTTGAAACAAACGATGATTCTCTAGTATATGTAATTGGAAATTATGGTTTTGAGAACATTGGAAAGAGAACCTCCAATGGTGAAGATGTATATTTAAAAAAATTCAAAGTGGAAGACACAGGGTTAGAACCTCTTACGATTGCCAATCGATATTATCCATGTTTTAAAGATGATGAAAACATCAAAAAATTTATCATTCCAATCCAACCAGACTATCACGATACTCTTTTTCCTGATTGTTCCAGAAGACAGTTGACTTTTGATGACTATACAAAAATAAACGTTCCTGGAAACGCAATTAAAAAAGCCTATTTGTCGTCCTCAAGAATAACAAAAATAACTCCGGGAAGTATAGTTCTGTTCTATCGCTCTAGAGATCAAAAAGCAATTACAGCTGTAGGTGTGGTCGATCAAGATCCAATTAGAACAACAGACCCCGCAGAACTGAAAAGAATTGTGGGAAAAAGAAGTGTGTATTCCGATGAAGAACTCATGGGATGGACAAAGAAAAACGTATTTGTGATTCCATTTAAACACCATTTATATTTACCAAATCCCTTAAACTTAAACTATTTGAAGGAAAAAGGTATTCTTAAGAGCCACCCCCAATCAATAACAGAAATAAACCATGAACGATATGTAGCCCTAAAAAGTGGTGGCAAACTCGATGAACGTTTTACTGTCAATTAA
- a CDS encoding restriction endonuclease subunit S — MNVLLSIKPEYVDEILKGKKKFEFRKSIFKRRDITKVFIYSSSPVKKIVASFEIAGIIEDYPENIWDQCHEYGGITKNDFFDYFSNTQIGYAIKICNLHEFSKPIDPYLLKKDFRPPQSYYYLPLDYFRDYEPVLMESGNEYRTEMDSKLDTQKNMLNKNILKFEEKYGWKTVRLGDFAIYKKGKKPKKQQSEGSDVFKYPYINIRAFDKGEIKYYTDGENCVICEEDDLVMVWDGSRSGYVGKAIKGALGSTLMRLKIQATENKFAYYFLKSKYLEINTRTKGTGTPHVDPAILWNYQFPLPPLPEQRAIVSKIEQLFSELDNGIANLKKAQEQLKVYRQAVLKKAFEGELTREWRQQQTDLPDAEELLEQIRKEREESYNRKLDEWKAAVKEWEDGGKKEKKPSKPKMSKENNLLSESKISNLSNLPKKWTWTKIKEISIVGTGITPLKKRRDFYENGTIPWITSGALNKSYVNLPSGYVTETALNETNLKIYPKHTLLVALYGEGKTRGKCSELLIEATTNQAIAAIVQEGTEEKIRPYLRWFLMKNYDEIRLKSSGGVQPNLNLGIIENTFVPLCHLNEQQAIVSEIETRLSVCDKVEQDIEENLEKAEALRQSILKKAFEGKLLNQQELEEVHNAPDWEPAEVLLEKVQAEIAGAK; from the coding sequence ATGAACGTTTTACTGTCAATTAAACCAGAATATGTTGATGAAATCCTAAAAGGAAAAAAGAAATTCGAGTTCAGGAAGTCCATTTTTAAAAGAAGAGATATCACCAAAGTCTTCATTTATTCAAGTTCACCAGTCAAAAAAATTGTTGCATCATTTGAAATTGCCGGCATCATCGAAGATTATCCCGAAAATATATGGGATCAATGCCATGAATATGGAGGTATTACCAAAAACGATTTTTTTGACTATTTCAGTAATACTCAAATTGGTTATGCAATCAAGATTTGCAATCTCCATGAGTTCTCCAAACCAATCGATCCCTATCTGCTAAAAAAAGACTTCAGGCCACCTCAATCTTATTATTATCTGCCTTTAGATTATTTCAGAGATTATGAACCAGTATTAATGGAATCTGGTAACGAGTATCGTACTGAAATGGACAGCAAATTAGATACGCAAAAAAACATGCTGAATAAGAATATTTTAAAATTTGAGGAGAAGTACGGGTGGAAAACAGTTCGTTTAGGTGATTTTGCCATATATAAAAAAGGAAAAAAACCAAAAAAACAACAATCAGAAGGGTCTGATGTATTCAAATATCCATATATCAATATCAGAGCTTTTGATAAAGGGGAAATAAAATATTATACTGATGGAGAGAATTGTGTAATATGTGAAGAAGATGACCTAGTAATGGTTTGGGATGGGTCTCGTAGTGGTTATGTTGGAAAGGCAATAAAAGGTGCATTAGGTAGCACCTTAATGCGTCTCAAGATCCAAGCTACAGAAAATAAATTTGCTTATTATTTTCTGAAATCTAAATATCTTGAAATTAATACAAGAACAAAGGGAACAGGCACACCTCATGTTGACCCTGCTATCCTGTGGAATTATCAATTTCCCTTACCACCCCTCCCCGAACAACGCGCCATCGTTTCCAAAATCGAGCAACTCTTCAGCGAACTGGACAACGGCATAGCCAACCTCAAAAAGGCACAGGAGCAACTCAAAGTGTACCGGCAGGCGGTGCTGAAGAAGGCATTTGAGGGAGAACTTACGCGAGAGTGGCGACAGCAGCAGACTGACCTGCCGGATGCGGAGGAATTGTTGGAGCAGATTCGAAAGGAGAGGGAAGAAAGCTACAACAGGAAACTGGATGAATGGAAAGCGGCGGTTAAAGAGTGGGAAGATGGTGGAAAGAAAGAGAAGAAGCCTTCCAAACCAAAAATGAGCAAAGAAAACAATCTCCTATCTGAAAGTAAAATAAGTAACTTATCCAATTTACCAAAAAAATGGACATGGACAAAGATAAAGGAAATTTCAATTGTAGGAACTGGAATCACACCTCTAAAAAAAAGACGGGATTTCTACGAAAATGGAACAATTCCTTGGATTACTAGTGGAGCACTAAACAAATCCTATGTGAATCTACCATCTGGATACGTTACTGAAACTGCTTTAAATGAAACAAATCTGAAAATTTATCCTAAGCATACTCTACTTGTAGCTCTTTATGGAGAAGGAAAAACACGCGGTAAGTGCTCTGAATTGCTAATTGAAGCAACAACAAATCAAGCTATTGCTGCAATTGTTCAAGAAGGAACTGAAGAAAAAATAAGACCATATTTAAGATGGTTTTTGATGAAAAATTATGATGAAATTAGATTAAAATCTTCTGGCGGAGTGCAACCAAATCTAAATTTAGGAATTATAGAAAATACATTCGTACCTCTTTGCCACTTAAATGAACAACAAGCCATCGTCTCCGAAATCGAAACCCGCCTTTCAGTTTGCGATAAAGTTGAGCAGGACATCGAGGAAAATCTGGAAAAGGCAGAAGCGCTGCGCCAGAGCATCCTGAAAAAGGCCTTTGAGGGGAAACTGCTCAACCAGCAGGAACTGGAAGAGGTACACAATGCACCGGACTGGGAACCTGCAGAGGTGCTGCTGGAGAAGGTACAGGCGGAGATAGCCGGTGCGAAATAA
- a CDS encoding type I restriction-modification system subunit M yields the protein MSENTSSIVSKVWSFCNVLRDGGVSYGDYLEQLTYLIFLKMASEYNKPPYNRDIGIPEEYSWEELKQKRGAELDTHYRKLLEEMGKKPGMLGQIFLKAQNKISDPAMLYKVIDMIDKESWVMMGVDTKGEIYEGLLQKNAEDTKSGAGQYFTPRPLIKVMVECLQPEPLKTIGDPCCGTGGFFLAAYDFLKNREGGLNREQSRFLKDKTFSGNEIVAGTRRLALMNLFLHNIGEIDGEPMIDNTDALIADAGKRYDYVLTNPPFGKKSSMTFTNEVGEIEKQDLTYNRQDFWVTTSNKQLNFLQHIRTMLKAAGQAAVVLPDNVLFEGGVGETVRKKLLETSDLHTILRLPTGIFYANGVKANVLFFEAKKAAKDPWTKEVWIYDYRTNVHHTLKKNPMKYSDLDDFIRCYNPENRFNREETWGEDNPEGRFRRFTYDEIVARDKTNLDIFWLKDESLADLDNLPEPDILANEIVENLESALESFQEIITTVNVQDEKPDEEG from the coding sequence ATGTCAGAAAACACATCATCCATAGTATCCAAGGTATGGAGCTTCTGCAACGTCCTGCGTGACGGCGGGGTCAGTTACGGAGATTATCTGGAGCAGCTGACCTATCTTATTTTCCTGAAGATGGCCAGTGAGTATAACAAGCCGCCCTATAACCGGGATATCGGGATTCCTGAAGAATACTCATGGGAGGAATTGAAACAGAAACGGGGTGCAGAACTGGACACTCATTACAGGAAGCTGCTTGAGGAAATGGGGAAAAAGCCCGGTATGCTCGGCCAGATCTTCCTTAAAGCCCAGAACAAGATCAGTGACCCGGCAATGCTGTACAAGGTCATTGATATGATCGATAAGGAAAGCTGGGTCATGATGGGTGTGGACACCAAGGGAGAGATCTACGAAGGGCTCTTGCAGAAGAATGCGGAAGATACCAAAAGCGGTGCAGGCCAGTATTTCACACCCCGGCCTCTCATCAAGGTCATGGTGGAATGCCTGCAGCCCGAACCCCTCAAAACCATCGGAGATCCCTGCTGTGGTACCGGTGGGTTCTTCCTGGCAGCCTATGACTTCCTCAAAAACCGGGAAGGAGGATTGAACCGGGAACAGAGCCGCTTTTTGAAAGACAAAACGTTTTCAGGCAACGAAATCGTGGCCGGGACACGCAGGCTGGCACTGATGAATCTCTTTTTGCACAACATCGGTGAGATCGACGGAGAACCGATGATCGACAACACCGATGCACTGATTGCCGACGCAGGTAAACGCTACGACTACGTCCTCACCAATCCCCCTTTTGGAAAGAAGAGCAGCATGACCTTCACAAACGAAGTCGGGGAAATCGAAAAGCAGGATCTCACCTATAACAGGCAGGATTTCTGGGTCACTACAAGTAACAAACAGCTCAACTTCTTGCAACACATCCGCACCATGTTAAAAGCCGCAGGTCAGGCAGCAGTGGTCCTTCCTGACAATGTTTTGTTTGAAGGCGGAGTTGGTGAAACTGTACGCAAAAAACTTCTTGAAACCAGCGATCTGCATACCATACTGAGATTGCCTACAGGCATCTTCTATGCAAACGGTGTGAAAGCAAACGTGCTTTTCTTTGAAGCAAAAAAGGCTGCTAAAGACCCCTGGACAAAAGAAGTCTGGATTTATGATTATCGTACCAATGTACATCATACCCTGAAAAAGAATCCGATGAAATACTCCGATCTTGACGACTTCATCAGGTGCTATAATCCGGAAAACCGTTTCAACCGGGAAGAAACCTGGGGTGAAGACAATCCAGAGGGACGTTTCCGTAGATTCACCTACGATGAAATTGTAGCACGGGACAAAACCAATCTGGATATATTCTGGCTCAAGGACGAAAGCCTCGCTGACCTTGACAACCTGCCTGAGCCTGACATTCTGGCAAATGAAATTGTGGAGAATCTTGAATCAGCTCTTGAAAGCTTTCAGGAGATTATAACTACGGTTAATGTGCAGGATGAAAAACCAGATGAAGAGGGTTAA